A region of Desulfolithobacter dissulfuricans DNA encodes the following proteins:
- a CDS encoding HdeD family acid-resistance protein yields MRSVSLDIFMDGRTRRATIITGVVLLVLGLIGVIMPQVITVAISLLISFLLVLSGVVVAYLTWINYSRTALAWLKPFLLIALGLLIGLYPAAGAAALGLVLIIYFLLDGFASISFSFVLRPLPGWGWTLFNGILSMIMAGVFLVSWPFSAMWLVGVLVGISLMVDGLALLMLGLSARKF; encoded by the coding sequence ATGCGCAGCGTATCCCTGGATATCTTCATGGACGGTCGGACCCGCAGGGCGACCATTATCACCGGTGTTGTTCTGCTGGTTCTGGGCCTGATCGGGGTGATCATGCCCCAGGTGATCACCGTGGCCATTTCCCTGCTGATTTCTTTTCTGCTGGTGCTCAGCGGGGTGGTGGTCGCCTACCTGACCTGGATCAACTATTCCCGCACCGCCCTGGCCTGGCTCAAGCCTTTTCTGCTCATTGCCCTGGGGCTGCTGATCGGCCTCTATCCCGCAGCCGGCGCCGCGGCACTGGGGTTGGTACTCATCATCTATTTCCTCCTCGACGGCTTTGCCTCCATCAGCTTTTCTTTTGTTCTGCGGCCCCTGCCCGGCTGGGGCTGGACCCTGTTCAACGGTATACTCTCCATGATCATGGCCGGCGTGTTTCTGGTCAGCTGGCCATTTTCCGCCATGTGGCTGGTGGGGGTCCTGGTCGGGATCAGCCTGATGGTGGATGGCCTTGCCCTCCTGATGCTCGGACTCTCGGCCCGTAAATTCTAA
- a CDS encoding VTT domain-containing protein: MPGLIIVLTGATLNSTLAWFLGRILLAERVARSLEKRPHLHMIVQKARNAGPGVQILIRLLPLPAAPLCEALGAAGVQFTPFFIGNLGAIPICLLLNYFGYTAAHVTRATSGTSTLSSTHITLRILGLALLFICICLTIRFAQRKLLTGNDRKPS, from the coding sequence ATGCCCGGGCTGATCATCGTCCTGACCGGGGCCACGTTGAACTCCACCCTGGCCTGGTTTCTTGGCCGGATCCTGCTGGCCGAACGGGTGGCCCGCTCGCTCGAAAAACGGCCCCATCTCCACATGATCGTCCAGAAAGCCCGAAACGCCGGACCCGGCGTCCAGATCCTCATCCGGTTGCTTCCCCTGCCCGCCGCGCCCCTGTGCGAGGCTCTGGGAGCTGCCGGAGTGCAATTTACTCCATTTTTTATCGGAAACCTGGGCGCAATCCCCATTTGCCTGCTGCTCAACTATTTCGGCTATACCGCCGCCCATGTCACCCGGGCTACCTCGGGCACTTCCACCCTCAGCTCCACACATATTACATTGCGTATCCTGGGACTTGCATTATTGTTTATCTGTATTTGCCTCACCATCCGATTTGCACAGCGAAAACTTCTCACAGGGAATGACAGGAAGCCATCATGA